GCTGTTGCTGTTCCAAGGCTACTTTCTGTTTCCCCCACAAACTCAATCGTGCAACCTGATCAAATAAACCATTGTTTCTCTTCTTTAATAGGGTCGTAGTTTCAACGGCTATGGCTTGTTCCGCCCATCTCAAATCGCTCTTAGCTACTTGGGTCAACTGTTTTACCAGATACCCCAAGGCTGTAGATTGTTGCGTTAATTTAGCTTCTTCTTCCATCAAATGAGAAGTGCTTAAATTCGTTACTCTTTCCTCTACTTGCTGAAGTGCTGTTTGGTAGTAGGTCACAACTCTTTTTGCATTTTCTCTTATTCCCTGTTCCATCTGCTCTAAGAATACCTGAAACTGAAGCGCTCTTTCAATGATAAAGGCGGCTACAGCACTTGGTGTTTTAAAATAGGTATGAGCAACATAATCAGCCACGGTACTATCTGTTTCATGGCCAATTCCCGTGAAGACCGCTTGAGGCATTTGGGCAATTTGCTCTGCTACGCCTATAGCATTAAAGACGTCCAAATCAAATTTCGATCCTCCACCTCGAATCAAAACCACAACATCAAATGCTCTTTGTGCAACAACCTCCAACTGTTTAATAATATTGGCGCTTGCTTCTTCCCCTTGTACTTGTGTATCAAAATACGTCAAGTTAAAAGCAAAATGATAGGGATTCTGTATCAAATGCTGCACAAAATCCTCATATCCCGATGTTCCAATAGAACCTACAACAGCAATATTTTGAAGGACCAACGGATGCGATTGATTCTTATTGAGCTGAAGCAATCCCTTTTGCTGTAATTGCATCAAGGCCATTTGCTTTTTGCGTTCAATCTCTCCTAAACTAAAAGCATAATCCACGTGAATCACATGTAAGGAAAAACCATATACAGGATGGAATATAGCCTCGCCATAACATAAGATCTCAGCACCTTCTTTGACAACCTTATCTAATTCTTCCCCTCCATCAATCACACAGCGTTCCACATTGCGCTGCCAAATCGTAGCTCGACATCGCGCCAAAACCTGATCATCTACCTGCTCCACTAATTCTAAATAGTAGTGTCCGCGACGATCTTTATTCACTTTGAGTACCTCTACTTTAACCCAAAAGTATTTCCCCAGCATAAGTTCATCAAAAACTTGCTGAACGCGATTTAGGATAGCGTGTAGGGTAAATATTTTTCTATTTTCTAACATAAGATACGAAATACGAAAGTACAAAATTAAACGGGTTGATCTTTCTTTTTTGAATTTCATTCGCAACGCTCCTTGCGCTTGCTCTTTCAAAAAACTACATAGGAAAACTAAACCTCAATTATTTAATTGTCGGAACAAACCTTTATATTTGTCGCTGTATTTTAATATTATTCTGTATGACATCTGTAAAAATTATAAATAAATCACAGCATGCTTTGCCTCATTATGAAACAACGCAATCTGCTGGAATGGACTTAAGAGCCAATCTTACTGAACCTATTACATTAAACAGTTTAGAAAGAGCGATTGTACCAACAGGATTATTTATCGAATTACCTGACGGATATGAAGCCCAAATCAGACCGAGAAGTGGTTTAGCAGCTAAAAAAGGAATTACCTTATTGAATTCACCAGGTACTATTGATGCAGATTATAGAGGAGAGATTGGAATTATTTTAGTCAATCTATCGAAAGAGCCTTTTGTTGTTGAAAATGGAGAGCGCATCGCTCAAATGGTGATTGCAAAATACGAACAAATCCAATGGGAAGATGCAGATGCACTTTCAGAGACTACACGTGGTGCGGGAGGATTTGGAAGCACAGGAACGAAATAAAAACGAAAAATAAATAAGCTACAAAATGAAAATCATTGTACCTATGGCTGGACGTGGATCGCGTTTACGCCCGCATACCCTTACTACACCCAAACCTTTAATTCCAATTGCAGGAAAGCCAATTGTACATCGATTGGTGGAGGATATTGCCAAGGTTTTAAATGACAAAATTGAAGAAATCGCATTTATTATTCACGAAAGCTTCGGTAAACAAACAGAAAAAGACCTGATTGCTATTGCTGAAAAGTTAGGAGCAAAAGGAACGATTTGTTATCAGAATGAAGCTTTAGGAACGGCACATGCTATTTTGTGCGCCAAAGAAAGTATGTCTGGTCCTATCGTAGTAGCTTATGCTGATACGTTATTCCGTGCAGATTTCAATTTAGACAAAACGGCAGATAGTGTAATCTGGGTAAAACAAGTAGAAGACCCAAGTGCATTTGGTGTGGTTCAACTTAATGACAAAAATGAAATTGTCGATTTTGTGGAAAAACCAGCCACTTTTGTCTCAGACTTAGCGATTATTGGAATCTACTTTTTCAAAAGTGGAGAAACATTGCGCAAAGAATTAGAATTCTTATTGGATAATAACATCATTAAAGGTGGAGAATACCAACTGACAGATGCATTAGAAAATATGAAACAAAAAGGGATGCGTTTTGTTCCAGGACAAGTGGATGAATGGATGGACTGCGGAAACAAAGATGTTACGGTTGATACCAACAATCGCATGTTAACCTTCTTAGAAGCGGAAAACAGCAACTATGTTTCATCATCTGTTCAACTAGAAAACAGTACCATTATCCCTCCTTGTTATATTGGAGATAACGTTGTACTAAAAAATGCAACAATTGGTCCAAATGTATCGTTAGGTGATCATTCTAAAGTAGAAAACGCTACAATTAAAAATAGTTTAATTCAAACGCACGCTTTTATTGCAAATGCTAATTTGGACAATGCTATGATTGGAAATCACGCCAAATACAACGGAAATCATACCAATATCAGTATTGGTGATTATTCTGTTTTAGACTAAAATACTATTAAATCCGTTTTAAATTTCTTTAAAACGGATTTTTTTTATCTATATTCGATGTACTAAACCATTTAGCTACAAAAACTATGAAAAAGATTGCGTTCCTATGCCTTACAAGTTTATTATTTATCAGCTGTAAAAAAGGAGGAGAAGGGTTTTTATTGCGAGAATCAGATGCAACAAAATCAAAAACAGCTTTGGTCATTTTAAATGATCACGCTAAAAATGCACAGAATTTCGAAACCGTTACTCTAAAAGGAACAGCACAGTATAAAACGGAAGAAGAGAACTACAAAATTGGACTTGAGGTTTTAATTGAAAAAGACAAACAGATCCAACTCAATATCCGCTATTCGGACATCCTCGTTAGTAAAGCATTAATCACACCTGACGGCATCCAATACTATGAAAAATTCCATGAAAATGCTTTTCAAGGTGGGTATGATGTTTTAACCAAATTCATAGGTGCTGATGTAAACTTCAACCGCTTTCAAAACCTGTTATTAGGCCAAGTCTTAGACAGTCAAAATAGCGGAGAATATGTGGCTAGTATTGAAGATGGGTTACACAAAGTCAGTTCACCTGAACAAGAAGAACTACAATCTACTTACTTTTTCGAAGATGAAAATACACTTTTGAAAAAAGAAGCGATTACAGAACGCAACTCCAATCGAAAAGTAACTATCTCGTATCCAGGTTATCAAAAAGTAAAAAACTTTATTGTCCCAACAGAAATAAATATTCTAGCGGAAGAAGAAAAAACCATAAATTTGGATATTCGTTACAGAAAAGTTTCGTTTAACGAAGATTTACAAATTAATTATGCAGTTCCTAAGGGGTACAAACTCATTAATTTGTAAAAATTCCGTAATATTGTATGGCTTAAGAAGTACACCGCTATGAAAAAAACCTACTGCTCTATA
The window above is part of the Myroides odoratus DSM 2801 genome. Proteins encoded here:
- the xseA gene encoding exodeoxyribonuclease VII large subunit, giving the protein MLENRKIFTLHAILNRVQQVFDELMLGKYFWVKVEVLKVNKDRRGHYYLELVEQVDDQVLARCRATIWQRNVERCVIDGGEELDKVVKEGAEILCYGEAIFHPVYGFSLHVIHVDYAFSLGEIERKKQMALMQLQQKGLLQLNKNQSHPLVLQNIAVVGSIGTSGYEDFVQHLIQNPYHFAFNLTYFDTQVQGEEASANIIKQLEVVAQRAFDVVVLIRGGGSKFDLDVFNAIGVAEQIAQMPQAVFTGIGHETDSTVADYVAHTYFKTPSAVAAFIIERALQFQVFLEQMEQGIRENAKRVVTYYQTALQQVEERVTNLSTSHLMEEEAKLTQQSTALGYLVKQLTQVAKSDLRWAEQAIAVETTTLLKKRNNGLFDQVARLSLWGKQKVALEQQQLHLLQEMITTQVRHTLTRVNLQLTQTKALLSLYDMEHLLKRGFAIIRHQGVVVTEQTVLSQGDELELTLYNKQYKITLASIEEVTAWRNLHMKKPQQN
- the dut gene encoding dUTP diphosphatase, which produces MTSVKIINKSQHALPHYETTQSAGMDLRANLTEPITLNSLERAIVPTGLFIELPDGYEAQIRPRSGLAAKKGITLLNSPGTIDADYRGEIGIILVNLSKEPFVVENGERIAQMVIAKYEQIQWEDADALSETTRGAGGFGSTGTK
- a CDS encoding sugar phosphate nucleotidyltransferase, which produces MKIIVPMAGRGSRLRPHTLTTPKPLIPIAGKPIVHRLVEDIAKVLNDKIEEIAFIIHESFGKQTEKDLIAIAEKLGAKGTICYQNEALGTAHAILCAKESMSGPIVVAYADTLFRADFNLDKTADSVIWVKQVEDPSAFGVVQLNDKNEIVDFVEKPATFVSDLAIIGIYFFKSGETLRKELEFLLDNNIIKGGEYQLTDALENMKQKGMRFVPGQVDEWMDCGNKDVTVDTNNRMLTFLEAENSNYVSSSVQLENSTIIPPCYIGDNVVLKNATIGPNVSLGDHSKVENATIKNSLIQTHAFIANANLDNAMIGNHAKYNGNHTNISIGDYSVLD
- a CDS encoding DUF4292 domain-containing protein encodes the protein MKKIAFLCLTSLLFISCKKGGEGFLLRESDATKSKTALVILNDHAKNAQNFETVTLKGTAQYKTEEENYKIGLEVLIEKDKQIQLNIRYSDILVSKALITPDGIQYYEKFHENAFQGGYDVLTKFIGADVNFNRFQNLLLGQVLDSQNSGEYVASIEDGLHKVSSPEQEELQSTYFFEDENTLLKKEAITERNSNRKVTISYPGYQKVKNFIVPTEINILAEEEKTINLDIRYRKVSFNEDLQINYAVPKGYKLINL